CCCCCGGCACGGTGGTCGAGGTGCACCTGCTGCCCGCGCTGTCCTCGGCCGGCGCGACGGCGGAGGAGCTGGCCACGACGGCCGAGTACGCGGTCGCCGCCGTCCTGGAGGACACCGGGTCGGTCACGACTCGCCGGTGACCCGCCCGTCCTCGACGGCCAGCCGCCGGGTGGTCTGCACCGCGGCCAGCATCCGCCGGTCGTGGGTGACCAGCAGCAGGGTGCCCCGGTAGCCCGCCAGCGCCTGCTCCAGCTGCTCGATCGCCGGCAGGTCGAGGTGGTTGGTCGGCTCGTCGAGCACCAGCACGTTGACCCCGCGGGCCTGCAGCAGCGCCAGGCCGGCGCGGGTCCGCTCGCCCGGCGAGAGGCTGTCGGCCGGGCGGAGCACGTGCTCGGCGGTCAGCCCGAACTTGGCCAGCAGGGTGCGCACCTCGGCGGTGGGCCGGTCGGGCACCTCCGCGGCGAACGCGTGCAGCAGCGGCTCGGTACCGAGGAAGGCCCCACGGACCTGGTCGATCTCGCCGATGCGCACCGAGGGGCCCAGCCCGCCGCGGCCCTCGTCGAGCGGCACCCGGCCCAGCAGGGCGGCCAGCAGGGTGGACTTTCCGCTGCCGTTGGGGCCGGTGACGACCACGCGATCACCCCAGTCGACCTGCAGGTCCACCGGACCGAGGGTGAACCCGCCACGGCGGACGACCGCGCCGGAGAGGGTGGCGACCACCGCACCGGCCCGCGGTGCGGTGGCGATCTCCATCCGCAGCTCCCACTCCTTGCGCGGCTCCTCCACCACCTCCAGCCGCTCGATCCGCCGTTCGGTCTGCCGGGCCTTGGCCGCCTGCTTCTCCGACGACGCCCGGTCGCGGGCCCGGATGTGCTTGTCGCTCTCCTTGCTCTTGATCGAGTCGCGGACGCCCTTGGCCATCCAGTTGCGCTGCATGCGGGCCCGTGCCTCCAGCCCGGCCCTGGTCCCGGCGTACTCCTCGTACTCCTCGCGCGCGTGCCGGCGGGCCACCTCGCGCTCGGCCAGGTAGGCCTCGTAGCCGCCGTCGACGACCCGCACCAGCTGCTGGGCGAGGTCGAGCTCGACGACGCGGGTGACGGTCCGGGCCAGGAACTCCCGGTCGTGGCTGACCACGACGATGCCGGCGCGGTGGCCGGCGACCAAGCGCTCCAGCTGGTCCAGGCCGGCCAGGTCCAGGTCGTTGGTGGGCTCGTCGAGCAGCAGCACGTCGTAGCGGGACAGCAGCAGCCCGGCCAGCCCCACCCGCGCCGCCTGGCCGCCGGACAGCCCGGCCGTCGGGACGTCGAGCGCGACGCCGGGGGCGACCTCGGCCACCACCTGCTCCGCGCGCTCGTCGAGGTCGGCGCCACCGAGGGCCAGCCAGCGCTCCAGCGCGTCGGCGTAGGCGTCGTCGGCGCCGTCGGTCCCGGCGGTCAGCG
This window of the Geodermatophilus sp. DSM 44513 genome carries:
- a CDS encoding ABC-F family ATP-binding cassette domain-containing protein, translated to MSATLVARGLAAGHGDRVLFSDLDLVVAPGDVVGLVGVNGAGKSTLLRTLAGELPAESGSVSVSPPTATLGYLPQEHERRPGETVRQALARRTGVAAAQVALDAATEALTAGTDGADDAYADALERWLALGGADLDERAEQVVAEVAPGVALDVPTAGLSGGQAARVGLAGLLLSRYDVLLLDEPTNDLDLAGLDQLERLVAGHRAGIVVVSHDREFLARTVTRVVELDLAQQLVRVVDGGYEAYLAEREVARRHAREEYEEYAGTRAGLEARARMQRNWMAKGVRDSIKSKESDKHIRARDRASSEKQAAKARQTERRIERLEVVEEPRKEWELRMEIATAPRAGAVVATLSGAVVRRGGFTLGPVDLQVDWGDRVVVTGPNGSGKSTLLAALLGRVPLDEGRGGLGPSVRIGEIDQVRGAFLGTEPLLHAFAAEVPDRPTAEVRTLLAKFGLTAEHVLRPADSLSPGERTRAGLALLQARGVNVLVLDEPTNHLDLPAIEQLEQALAGYRGTLLLVTHDRRMLAAVQTTRRLAVEDGRVTGES